The Pseudomonas fluorescens genome segment GCAATGTCCACCGTCGACACCCCGATCGACTACCTCAACACCCACGGCACTTCGACTCCGGTCGGCGACGTCGCGGAAATGAAAGGTGTGCGTGAAGTGTTCGGCGACAAGGCGCCGGCCATCAGCTCCACCAAGAGCCTGTCGGGTCACTCCCTGGGCGCTGCCGGCGTTCACGAAGCGATCTACTGCATGCTGATGATGGAAGGCAACTTCATTGCCGGTTCCGCCAACATCGACGAACTGGACCCTGAAGTGGCCGATCTGCCGGTGCTGACCAAGACCCGCGAAAACGCCACCATCAACACCGTGATGAGCAACAGCTTCGGCTTCGGTGGCACCAACGCCACCCTCGTGCTGAAACGCTGGGAAGGCAAGTAATTCCCTTCCGTTGAGCCGCACATGAAAACGCCCCGACTGGTTCGGGGCGTTTTTTTTCACCTGCACAAAACTCTCCGGACAAACGCAAAACCTGTGGGAGCGAGCCTGCTCGCGATGGCGGAGTGTCAGCCGCCCGAGACGCTAACCGGAATACCGCTATCGCGAGCAGGCTCGCTCCCACAAGGGATTCGGTGCGCGACAAAGATGAAGCTTTTGTCATGGAACTCAATGCCCTGCGACTGAATGTCGCGGTTTCTGCGGGCTCCAGGACTGTTGCAGATTTCGCAAGGATACGTTGCACAAATCAAGCGTTTACTTAGCAGGCTAACAAATTCTATAAAAGAGCCCTGCACACGCCTTGCTGCAGATAACAGAGATTGGAGCTAGCAGATGACTGTAAAAGTAACTGAACGCGACGATTCACACATGTCCCATGAAGGCGTAGCCGCCGGTGTACGGATCTGGGATGTGCATCAACAAGACTTGCTGGTCGGCATGTTCCACAACGAGACAGACGCCCACAACTACAAGGCCGAACTGGAACTGCAAGAGCGGCAGCGGGATCTGAAATCCGCTTGAACCGAAAACCACAGCATTGAAAACGACAAACCCCGCCATGAGCGGGGTTTGTCGTTTTCGGGTTTCAGGGCCGCTTCGCAGCTGGCCGCAAGCCGCTTACCACATCAGATCATCAGGGATCACATAGGCCGCGTACGGATCGTCCTCGGCATTGACCTCTTCGACCTTCTCGTTGAGCTGCACGATGCGCTGTGGATCGCGTTCCTGAATCTTCAGGGCCGCCTCACGAGGAATCACTTCGTAGCCGCCGGCATGGTGCACGATCGCCAGCGAGCCGCTGCTGAGCTTGTTGCGCATCAGCGTGTTGACGGAGATGCGCTTGACCTTCTTGTCGTCAACGAAGTTGTAGTAGTCCTCGGTGGTCAGCTTCGGCAACCGCGAGACTTCGATCAACTGCTTGACCTGGGCAGCGCGGGCCTTGGCTTCCGCCTTCTCCTGCTGCTGACGGTTCAGTTCCTGATCGCGCTTGACCTTCTCGGCCATGGCTTCCTGGGCGGCGCGCTGCTGGGAGTCATCCAGTTCGATCTGGCCTTTGTGGGCCAGGCGCTGTTGCTTCTGTTTGTCTTTGCTGACCTGCTTGGCCTGCTTTTGGTTGACCAGTCCTGCCTTGAGCAACTGGTCGCGAAGGGAAAGGCTCATTGATGCTTACTCACTTGGGCAACGGCTCAGCCGCAGCTGGGCAAATTCTTTTCCTGACGTTTGGCTTCGCCCCACAGGGCGTCCAACTCTTCGAGGGTGCAATCTTCCATGGGTCGGTGGGTGTCGCGCAATGCCTGTTCAATAAAACGGAAGCGCCGCTCGAACTTGCCGTTGGCGCCACGCAATGCGGTTTCCGGATCGACCTTCAGATGCCGGGCCAGATTGACCACGGAAAACAGCAGATCGCCGATCTCGTCCGCCACCGCTTGCGGGTCATTCTCGGACATGGCTTCGAGCACTTCATCGAGCTCTTCGCGCACCTTGTCCAGCACCGGCAAGGCATCCGGCCAATCGAAACCGACCTGCCCCGCGCGCTTCTGCAACTTGGCCGAGCGGGACAGTGCCGGCAATGCGGCCGGCACATCGTCGAGCAGTGACAGTTGCTGCGGCTCGGCGGATTTCTCGGCGCGTTCTTCGGCCTTGATCTCCTCCCAGCGCTGCTTGACCTGCTCTTCGTTCAGACGCGGCACGTCCAGCGGCGCATACAGATCGCCAGTGGGAAACACGTGCGGATGGCGACGGATCAGCTTGCGGGTGATGCTGTCGACCACTCCGGCGAATTCGAACCGTCCCTCCTCCCGCGCCAGCTGACTGTAATACACCACCTGAAACAGCAGATCGCCCAACTCGCCCTGCAAGTGGTCGAAATCGCCGCGCTCGATGGCATCGGCGACTTCGTAGGCCTCTTCAAGGGTGTGCGGGACGATGGTCGCGTAAGTCTGCTTGATGTCCCATGGGCAGCCGAACTGCGGGTCGCGCAGACGGTTCATCAGGTGCAGCAGGTCTTCAAGGCTGTAGGTCGGTTTCATGGAGTCCGGTTACGCCGTGTCTCGATGATGTTCGGCAACTGGGAAATCCGCCCCAGCAACCGGCCCAGCGCGTCCAGCCCCGGAATCTCGATGGTCAGGGACATCAGCGCCGTGTTGTCCTCCTTGTTCGAGCGGGTGTTGACCGCCAGCACGTTGATCCGCTCGTTGAGCAGCACCTGCGAGACATCACGCAGCAGACCGGAACGGTCATAGGCGCGAATGACGATGTCCACCGGATAGGTGAGCACCGGAACCGGCCCCCAGCTGACCTGGATGATTCGCTCCGGCTCGCGCCCGGCCAATTGCAGCACCGAGGCGCAGTCCTGACGGTGAATGCTCACGCCGCGGCCCTGGGTGATGTAACCGACAATCGCGTCGCCCGGCAACGGCTGGCAGCAGCCGGCCATCTGGGTCATCAGGTTGCCGACGCCCTGGATCTGGATGTCGCCGCGCTTGCCCGGCTTGTAGCCGGTGGCCTTGCGTGGAATCAGCTCCAGTTGTTCGTTGCCGCGCTCCGGCTCGACCAGTTGCTGGGCCAGATTGACCAGTTGCGCCAGACGCAGGTCGCCGGCCCCGAGGGCGGCGAACATGTCTTCGGCGGTTTTCATATTGGCCTTGTCGGCCAGCTTGTCGAAATCCACCGCCGGCAGACCGAGGCGATTGAGCTCGCGCTCGATCAGGGTCTTGCCCGCTGCGACGTTCTGGTCGCGAGCCTGCAGCTTGAACCAGTGAACGATCTTCGCCCGCGCCCGGGACGTGGTGACGTACCCCAGGTTCGGGTTCAGCCAGTCACGGCTCGGCGTACCGTGCTTGCTGGTGATGATCTCGACCTGCTCGCCGGTCTGCAGGCTGTAGTTGAGCGGCACGATGCGCCCGTTGATCTTCGCGCCGCGGCAGTTGTGACCGATTTCGGTGTGCACGCGGTAGGCGAAGTCCAGCGGCGTCGCGCCCTTCGGCAAGTCGATGGCGTGACCGTCCGGGGTGAAGATGTAGACCCGGTCCGGTTCGATGTCGACCCGCAGCTGTTCGGCGAGACCACCGATGTCGCCCAGCTCTTCGTGCCACTCGAGCACCTGACGCAGCCAGGAGATTTTCTCTTCGTAGTGATTCGAGCCGGATTTGACGTCGGTACCCTTGTAGCGCCAGTGCGCGCAGACGCCGAGTTCGGCCTCTTCGTGCATCGAATGCGTACGGATCTGGACTTCCAGCACCTTGCCTTCGGGGCCGATCACCGCCGTGTGCAACGAGCGGTAGCCGTTCTCTTTCGGGTTGGCGATGTAGTCGTCGAACTCTTTCGGAATGTGCCGCCACAGGGTGTGGACGATACCGAGCGCGGTGTAGCAGTCGCGCATTTCCGGCACCAGCACGCGCACCGCACGCACGTCGTAGATCTGGCTGAACTCCAGTCCCTTGCGCTGCATTTTGCGCCAGATCGAATAGATGTGTTTGGCCCGGCCGCTGATGTCGGCGTCGACGCCGGTAGCCTGCAATTCGTCCTTGAGCTGGGTCATCACGTCGGCGATGAAACGCTCACGGTCGAGCCGCCGCTCGTGCAGCAGCTTGGCGATCTGTTTGTATTGATCGGGCTCAAGGTAACGGAAGGACAGGTCCTCCAGTTCCCATTTGATATGGCCGATGCCGAGACGGTGGGCCAGTGGCGCATAAATGTCGAAGACCTCCCGGGCGACCCGGTTGCGCTTTTCGTCATCGGCGGTCTTCACCGCACGGATCGCACAGGTACGTTCGGCAAGCTTGATCAGCGCGACGCGCACGTCGTCGACCATCGCCACCAGCATCTTGCGCAGGTTTTCCACCTGCCCCTGAGTGCCCATCACCATCGACTGGCGCGGGCTGAGACTGGCGCTGATGGCGGCCATGCGCTGCACGCCGTCAATCAGCTTGGCAACCACCGGCCCGAAGCGCTGGCTGACCGCCGACAGTTCGATCTGACCTTCGCGTACGCCACGGTAAAGCACCGCCGCGACCAGCGAATCCTGATCGAGCTTGAGGTCGGCGAGAATCTCTGCGATCTCGAGGCCGGTGCTGAAACTGCCGCTGCCTTCGGACCAGAGATTCTTCGCCGCGTTGGACTGTTGCTCGGCCTGGCGAGCGTACTCGCAGGCCTCCTTCAAGGCTT includes the following:
- a CDS encoding DUF2058 domain-containing protein; this translates as MSLSLRDQLLKAGLVNQKQAKQVSKDKQKQQRLAHKGQIELDDSQQRAAQEAMAEKVKRDQELNRQQQEKAEAKARAAQVKQLIEVSRLPKLTTEDYYNFVDDKKVKRISVNTLMRNKLSSGSLAIVHHAGGYEVIPREAALKIQERDPQRIVQLNEKVEEVNAEDDPYAAYVIPDDLMW
- the mazG gene encoding nucleoside triphosphate pyrophosphohydrolase codes for the protein MKPTYSLEDLLHLMNRLRDPQFGCPWDIKQTYATIVPHTLEEAYEVADAIERGDFDHLQGELGDLLFQVVYYSQLAREEGRFEFAGVVDSITRKLIRRHPHVFPTGDLYAPLDVPRLNEEQVKQRWEEIKAEERAEKSAEPQQLSLLDDVPAALPALSRSAKLQKRAGQVGFDWPDALPVLDKVREELDEVLEAMSENDPQAVADEIGDLLFSVVNLARHLKVDPETALRGANGKFERRFRFIEQALRDTHRPMEDCTLEELDALWGEAKRQEKNLPSCG
- the relA gene encoding GTP diphosphokinase, yielding MVQVRAHQPINTDGSINLEAWLDHAVSVDLALDREALKEACEYARQAEQQSNAAKNLWSEGSGSFSTGLEIAEILADLKLDQDSLVAAVLYRGVREGQIELSAVSQRFGPVVAKLIDGVQRMAAISASLSPRQSMVMGTQGQVENLRKMLVAMVDDVRVALIKLAERTCAIRAVKTADDEKRNRVAREVFDIYAPLAHRLGIGHIKWELEDLSFRYLEPDQYKQIAKLLHERRLDRERFIADVMTQLKDELQATGVDADISGRAKHIYSIWRKMQRKGLEFSQIYDVRAVRVLVPEMRDCYTALGIVHTLWRHIPKEFDDYIANPKENGYRSLHTAVIGPEGKVLEVQIRTHSMHEEAELGVCAHWRYKGTDVKSGSNHYEEKISWLRQVLEWHEELGDIGGLAEQLRVDIEPDRVYIFTPDGHAIDLPKGATPLDFAYRVHTEIGHNCRGAKINGRIVPLNYSLQTGEQVEIITSKHGTPSRDWLNPNLGYVTTSRARAKIVHWFKLQARDQNVAAGKTLIERELNRLGLPAVDFDKLADKANMKTAEDMFAALGAGDLRLAQLVNLAQQLVEPERGNEQLELIPRKATGYKPGKRGDIQIQGVGNLMTQMAGCCQPLPGDAIVGYITQGRGVSIHRQDCASVLQLAGREPERIIQVSWGPVPVLTYPVDIVIRAYDRSGLLRDVSQVLLNERINVLAVNTRSNKEDNTALMSLTIEIPGLDALGRLLGRISQLPNIIETRRNRTP